Part of the Pseudorasbora parva isolate DD20220531a chromosome 13, ASM2467924v1, whole genome shotgun sequence genome is shown below.
TTGTGTCACATTAACTTCCACAATGCATCTGAATGAGCCAATTTGCAGGGTATTGTTTGAGCTAtgccctgttattgttatggTTCATTGATAGGTGAACAAGTGTAATAATCTATGGTTTCACATTTCGACTTCGGGTATCCATGGTTTCACCCATTTAGTGAGCGTTCCTCGTATTTTTCGCGTCCGcttctacctttcctcttccacAAGTAAAAGACCAAGGGCTGACAACGGCAATGCCATTTGCAACGTTCTGAAATGCACGAATCCGTCTGTGTGGGGAAACGAAAACGACAGCTGATATCTTTATAGCTCTTCCAGTTTCCCGCTTCGAATAACGAAAACAGACTACTGCCACCAGCTGGGACGGAAAGGTATTTCCTCTAACGCAGGCGCAGAACGGACGCGCTATTGGCCGTCGGATGTCgagcgtcggcttggtgtgtcagGGCAACTTTGGACCGCTTTGGACCCGCTTTTGGCTGCCAACGTGAGCCGACTCAGCAGTTTGCTTTCGTCGCCACTAGTTGATcggcgtcggcttggtgtgttcctAGCTTTAAAGAAACACCTCTTGTTAAAAGTATCGGGGTCCagcctggccacctcttgatatgaatgaatgaaacttgTTTAATGTGTGTGGGAGATagatctctctcacacacacacactaacacacgcacgcacgcacgcacgcacacacacacacacttgacaccaggggcctattgtacaatactaggataagggattaagccaggatattttggtgatcctggctcaatttatctgctaatatacagttatctttcattatcGCTATCATTCTTGGTATGAGTTTGCcttcagggtatgtttacaaGACAGCTGTGTACAaaattttgcataaaaatgacaagatcaccaagatatcccggcttaatcccctattctagttttgtgcaataggcccctggttttgttaatattatggatcacatgtttttgttgccgaaattgatttcggacagtttttgaacaactaaaaaaatgtgtgtctaTATGCTTGACTTTTATTGATTACTGAGATAGCATTGATATGAATGAAGTTggttcaatataaaaataaataaataaaaagtagcttagatgtagtaaactacttttttcaagttgctgtagcttagcttgctacatttcctAGGGGGGTAGCTTCAGGgtagtgaagcttaatttaatgAAGAGTAACTGGTTgcttagctcactacattttccaagtagcttACCCAACACTGGCAATATGTTTAGGTAAACGTTtaggacatgtttaggtaaaacactggatagtgTACATGTTTTTTCACAGAAAGGCGCTGTtcgggggatttaattactgaaatctggcgaCCGCAAgaacgcgagctctttctcgtgcgcggatgatctgaaaacaccaatacacaagtaggctgcattttatcaatctccgtttgagatgttctgcttaaagtgtcattcagtcggtcagtgttctgtcaggactcacgagccactTCGCTGAActgctgaactgctgtgagctgctgaaataagccaatcagagcagagctcaacattaatattcatgactcttccaaataaggcaaaaacagagcattacatcctagggacaatttatagagTTGTAAATGGacatgtaaaactgtatctggacaatttttgcccttaagtaagccacataccctctatgtagatatcagagaacaatgtaacatattgtttcaactcattctagggcacctttaactttACAATAAATCAATCAGTTTATCCAGTGAATGCTCAGGAttgattattaattaatttcaaTCAATCTGTTCATCCTGTGAATGCTTAGTAttgattattaattaattcTAAGAAAAGGATATTTTTCATAGTTACAGAAAAATAATTCTTCCTTTGTTTACATAAGCGCTTAGAGTGCATAACCAGATCGCTCATTTAAGTGACAATTTGTTTGCAGCGGGAAGTCAGAACCAAACATATATTGTGCACAAACTAATGTAATAACTAAATCATGGACAAGATTAAAAGGCATAAAACATACATATACAAAACATACATGGCAAGAGGCAAAGTTAAAGTGGTTAAAAGAACCGGGTTAGAACAGATGGATGAAGTTATGCAAAGAGTCTAACCTGGGCGAGTCTATGCAGAGTCTAACTATCTCCGATAAGCTCCCTTGTCTGAGCAAAGGAGTTTacagttccctttatcgagggaactcacactgcgtcgtcgagtgacgacactctggggaacgcccccagcgtgacggctctgaagtatgaatgaaatcagccaccaatccggttggtgcaacgtcatgacgtagtaggTGACGGTGTACACGGAAGCTTTAAGAAGGCGCCATCTCATACAAcagacagtctttgctcttcaacgaggcgctctgtgtgaaattgtttgtgtatttactgttgtctgtcacCAATATCTTTAAAAAGCATGGCAAGCGAGCAGTTTAGACGGTGTGTGCACCCGTGCCCGCGCTTCATTACGGGCtaggacacacaccagctgtgtgtgcagtgtctcggggCGCAGCACActcaggcggcgcttgaggGTGCCGCCTGCAGCGAGTGTGAGAGGCTGCCGCTCCGGGTGTTGCGCTGACGGCTGGCCGTGTTTACCGAGAGCGGCCAGGCTCGCGAGCCCCTTGGATCCGGTCCCGTgtctgttgaggcagcgcggcggcgtagatcctggggctcacaactggatctcgcgacaggaggcgggcatgctgaggcatcttcccaCTCCTCGTCTGAGGATTCAGATGCTCTTCCGCCTCTtgaggaagcccgcgctgcggcatCTTCCCACGAGGTCGATaactgagagggaacgagacacttcGCGTAGAGCGCTTgcttcatcgcaaaggctgtctgttgtatgagacggcgccttcttatagcttccgcgtacgccgtcacctactacgtcatgacgttgcaccaaccggattggtggctgatttcattcatacttcagagccgtcacgttgggggcgttccccagagtgtcgtcacccgacgacgcagtgtctcgttccctctcagggaacaagggttacatacgtaacccgagacgttttacTAACTACACAGCGGTTTGTATTTCATAGTACATTACTTGCTGGGAAGACGTCCAGATATAAATTTGCAGGAGAAAGTCTTGATGGTTCTGTCCGATGGTTTTGCAATCGTTTCCTTCTGTGTTGAGCGAAGGTTCAACTGTGAACTTGCATTGTTGTTTTGACTCCATCGAGGTTGAGGAAGTTGTGCTTGCTGTGAGGAGTTGGGCCTCCAATTTATACTCTAATTAATGCAGCAAACATACACTGCATCCTCTGAGTAAGGGACATACATGAAAGTGTACGTTTTGAAAcaagcattaatttgataggagataagacatatatgaggttacatGAAATAGTAAGTTGCTCATTAGACATGCCTACACAAAATACCATAAGAGGCCCTTTACAACACAGTTTAAATGGTACACGCAATATCAGGGTGCATGTTAATTTATAAAACAAGTTTTCTATAAAATAATGCAGGAAAGTCCTTTTTAAGGGCATCGGGTCCCTTTTCAAAAATAATCAATTTAGAGTCACAGATCTCTCTGGAAAGTCCTTTGAGTCGTATCTGAAGGTAACCCTGGTAACAGAGGCATTTCCTACGCTATTCGGGGAAGGTCTGCTACTAAGCATAGAGCATTTACAGCTTATTTTTTACATGTAGCAAGTAATTGTGTGTCTGATTTTCTCAGTCCCTACAATTGTCAAGTAAAGTAATATGTAACTTCCTGCCGCTGATCCATCATGGACATCCCCAGatatgcagtgtgaaaagaaaagaaatagttGATCTGACAACTTTGAAAAGTTGTGCCATGTGAACTCGGCTCTAGTACAATCCCCCTCCTGGAACGTATTCTTATTGTTGCTTTGGATTACCGGTCTGAGATTCTCATTCTCTTGATATTGGCTCACACTGTAGTTTCAATTAAagtacctttttattttttaaatgttatcttATTTTCTGCACTTTCTATCTGTTCCTCAGCAATGGCTCCTGTTTGGGCTCAACCTGATAAGATGAAGAAGCTCCACGCTGTTCCCGCCAGCAAAACTGTCAAGTTCCGTTGCCAGGCCAATGGTAACCCTACACCAACACTCAAGTGGCTCAAGAACGGCAAAGAGTTTAAGAGAGACCAGCGAATAGGAGGCTTCAAGGTGAGGGGAACTAGTGACCACACAACTAAAGCATTCTTCATACCTTCAATCAGACCTGGCATTTTCGCTTAATGTATGGCAttctgtttttaatgttatttgaTTATTGTTGCTTAAAGAAAGACAtcaccaaaaacaaaacagtgtCATTATTAACTAGCCCTCATGTAATTccaccttttaaaaaaaatgcaaaagtgAATCTTGAAGAAGTTAAAGAGAAGCAATATTGTGAATTTGTTTTATGAAAAAAGCTCCATTAACACTCTCCTTGATTGGCAAACTGGCAAATCACAATGCTGTGCGTTGATCTGTGAAAGCAAGCTTTAAGTTTGTCCAATGGGAGGAAAAATCTGGAGTCACTCAATCCAGCTTTAGCTGCACTGTAGAGATCCACGTTGTTTAGCAGACGTGTTTTTCTGTAGTATGTAAATTTGTTGTGTTATTCCACAGGTTCGAGAGCACATGTGGACCATCATAATGGAGTTGGTGGTACCGTCAGACAAAGGCAAATACACCTGCCTGGTGGTAAACAAATACGGCAGCATCAATCACACCTACCAGCTGGACGTAGTCGGTCAGtcatatttcttttcttttcttgcaTATTAAAAGTATGTTTGATGTAAATGTCATCTTCAAGGACATGCACATGCACTTAACGCGTGTTAAATGATCCATCGCGAATATGAAACGTTTTATAAGGCAGTGGATttagaccatagaccgtaaaaaaatatggacgactcgacatcatccgtttccgcttggcagatttgaagctttcagacggccttgcacggcgcggacatcttgggaccgagtctgcgcagtagcgatttcgggaccggagttgcgcagtagagcgcaggaagtagagcaggaagtgcagctgcgatatcaaaagcccgcccacactctcgcagatgcagaacaattaattatgttggtgtgaaataaacagttatggaaatgtaggaattaaagctaaagctctaatctgctcccaaaaatttcgaaaaaagtccgttagtgcctcagtgacaacttcactcagagaagccgtcagtctcagctgtcaatcatgacgtcacaccccccgtttttattgcatcaaataactaactcaaactaaacttatttttaaaacgaacacctgaaatgaaatcatcgtgatgataactgccttcagtgacataaactaactttggggaaaacattttgaagtgtaattttattatttagtttgcctcgcgtccattagaaatcactgaggggcggctatactgggaccggtcaccggggggcgatagaggcgcgaaagcttcagtaaatgagagggagactgcaggcttgattTAGACTTGTTAGAGtccacaagttcacacttacatataatttatggagAATAGATTTAAATGCGTATTTGGTGTGCTTTCCGGGGGGTTGGGTGGGCTTCGAGCTCGGATTTGGCCTAATAAAGATTAGCTGAATGCTCACAAGTGCTCTCCACttgtgtcaattatctgaacgTGTTTCCTCCCGAACCTTGTTTAATAAACATCATTTAGAGATGTGGTTAGAGCTCAAAATGAGGGCTGGGTCCCAAAACCTAGGCAGCtaactcgttgcctcgctgccttatcagacaatgacttgtaaggcagcgtttgtgcatgaaggcacctcacaaaacaAATTTCGGACATACCTctgaggcagtgtaacagtttaatgatctacagtaAAATTGAGCGatctttggtgagaactaaacccATATTTAATCACTACGTTAGTAaattctcgctagaaatgacaatagaagtggaaaatattcgtaaaaaacatacatttagacacaaactaaccagcaaacgcaactttcggacgcTATCTTtccccccagctcaactgtcactaaatagaaagcacaggattgtgggataccaaaggcagtgaaggacacatgtatgctgccttcaaaaatcgatcagatgaaggtctctcaggagacaggaagtgaagctaacaatAGATTTGGACgttgcttgatgccttcctaccttcaaatgtgtcctccgaaggcagcctTTTCCAGTTTTTGGACGCAGCCATGATTAGAGTAGGTAATTCATTTCAAACACTGATTGGCtgacttaaaggggtacttcagcactgggaagatgaatctgtatttaaactgggtcattaatgtagtagaaatgaaAGCCATGTGCTAATCGCTGAGTACATTTATGCCTGAAAGTCATCTTGAGACATCCAGAGGTTGTAATTGCAATGTCCGTGATTTTGGTTAAGGTCATTATATTTGAGCCATGTCATTATACCTGTTGAatcacattctgcatttttacatgttcaaaaaataataatttagtaCATTTATAAATCGatttacattgtggacacacacacacacacacacacacacacacacacacacacacacacacacacacacacacacacacacacacacataatggttcgtttgggcatagacatacacgcagaatCACACgccgtagacatacacacagataacacgccacttggctttaggaagtggcgtgtatgtttacaCAATGTCATAATGTCATGTTGCAAGACGCTAGATCTTATTTTGAAGCTTCTGTTTGAGAAAAACGAACTAGCGAATGTTGAAGATATTAATCCAGATGTTGACAGCTAGCAGTTCAGCAGAAGAGGCGAAGAAGGGGGCGTTCCAGTGTGCAAAAACAGTAACCCCCACCAGCACGATAACGGCCATTTGTGGCCGCAGTTGGATGATATGTGGATATATACGCACAGGTGTATAacaattgtgaaagaatgggtcgctctcaggagctcagtgaactcaagcgtggtaccgtgataggttgccatctgtgcaataagtccatttttgaaatttcctcactatttaatattccacggtcaaccgttagtggtgttataacaaagtggaagcaattgggaacaaccgcaactcagccacgaagtggcaggccacgtaaaatcacagagcggggggtcagtgcatgctgaggcgcacagtgggAGCTTtttaactttgtgggaacagtttggggacggccccttcctgttccaacatgactgctctccagtgcacaaagcgtcggtcaataaagacatggatgagtgagtttggtgtggaggaacttgactggcctgcacagagtcctgacctcaacccgatagatcacctttgggacgaattagagcggagactgagagctaGGCCTTCTAGTCCAACATccgtgcctgacctcacaaatgcacttctaggaGAATGGTCAATCATTCCCATAAACAAACACCTAATCCTTGTGAgaaactccatattaaaccctacagattaagaattggatgtcattaaagttcatgtggaTGTAAAGGCAGGtttcccaaaacttttggccaTATAGTTTGGCCAACCAGTTTTATTAAGTTAGGAGCTATTAACACTATTAAAGTGAATTAACACACATAAGGTTGCTGACCCCTGAGCTGAATTGTACAATCAACATTTACAGATAAAATGATGATCAGTATCCTTTTGCTTCCACCATCcttcattaacatgtcattgtCATCCTGATTTTCTTAGTGATTATCATAAGTTTTATTGTGTTTATGTCAGTGTGTTTTCGTTCTGTTATTCTGATCACTCCAGCAACAAATCACCCCTGATCTACACTCACACAAAACACTCATAGGTTTACTTTTGGACTGTGTGATGTGCAGAGCATACCAACTTACTCCACTGCTCACAGTGAGAACCAGTGGCAGATTGTCTGTATTCGCCCTCTTTTGGTCAGTAGGCCTGAAAGTTGGGCTGTTGCTTCAAAAACATTTCCACTCATTTTTGCCAAATTACAGCAATTATAATGAGATTCTAATCTGCATGTTAAATGGGCCGCTCCATGCAGGTTCTGAGAGTTTAATGGACATCTGGTGAATATCCCATATTTCACAATGCTGACCCCAACTTTAAAATTCTTTAAGAAAGTCTAATCAGAGTAAAAACTATTTTATGTTAATCGGGCTCATTTTAACCACACTGTGtataatgtgtttgtgtgatcaGAGCGTTTACCGCACAGACCGATCCTTATGGCCGGGTTTCCTGCTAACCGTACAGTAGTGGTGGGAAGTGACGTGGAGTTTGAGTGTAAAGTCTTCAGCGATCCTCAGCCACACATCCAATGGCTGAAGCACATCGAGGTTAACGGCAGCAGATTCGGCCCTGACGGACTGCCGTACATTCGGATCTTGAAGGTAAAACCTCCTCACTAGTCTGAGATTGACCTAAGTGTGTCAAGTAGTGAAAGTTTACAATATTTAATCGTACACTTGTCAAAACCTGTTGTCCATGTCTTTTTCAAAACTTTAACCTTGTGATTTCATGAGAGCAGTAATGACACGAGTCCAACAAGGACCCCCAAAAAAACATGCTCCGAAATGTTATGCAAGgcattctctctctcctctgGTGGGTTTTCCCGGATCTCTCCGGCTTCATCCTGGGGTTCTTTTCTCTAGACGTCAGGCGTCGACACTACGGATAAAGAGATGGAGGTACTGCAGATCAGGAATGTGTCTTTAGAGGATTCTGGAGAGTACACCTGCTTGGCTGGGAACCCTGTCGGCCACACCCATCACTCTGCATGGTTGACTGTCTATAAAGGTATCTTTGGTTCTTGTGGTGCTCTTTTTGGTTGATGGTTTCATATCCCGTTTTAACAGCAGCAGTTCACACTAGCTACATTTACATAATCTATGAGTAATCAGATTGATGGTTCAGTCGGACTGAAAAGATTTCATGTAAACGCCTCATTTAATCTATTTTAGCCTGATCCAAATAAAATTGAGATCAGATTGATAGGGGTGGCCTGAAATAATCCATTCACCAGGTAAACATTGAGTATTTAAATGCTTGAATTAGACAAATGTtgtgttaaaggtgtcatgaactggcttttaaaaaatgttaaaaaaaatgtttatacttttttataatgtcTGAGGTCAGCTAAtgacgttcgtgtggtttttacattcaaaatcatcataactaataagtaataggctattttctacactggttttgaggctgtctcctgaacgctgggttctgatgggcatgctgcactggagacttggaagtaaatgcccacggctaggattggataagatttgcatatttaatgagcttcagctcccctgtcagttcagttctcatgagggagggattgaaGGGATTGAAGTCGTGGCCGACTCGTCAGCGCAGCGCGGACGTGTTTACTAGCGCTACCCAATGGGCAGCGCGGCGCGAATTAATCCGTTTTTTTCACGGCCTATGGAACTAATCCTCACCAGCGCTGCAATGAACAATTTAAACCGATACAAGTTCATTTGgcgcatttacattttacatttattgttaaCATTTTACCCATAAACCTCTGctatttaatgtaaatggcaGAGGTAACATGTCTAGGGCCTACAGGCACATTGTAGAAACTATTTTAACTACTGACATTTTAAACAGAATTGATGATTGATCTATCTATCGATCTATCtatcgatctatctatctatctatctatctatctatctatctatctatctatctatctatctatctatctatctatctatctatctatctatctatctatctatctatctatctatcaatgcGTTCgagatttatatagcgcttttcaaggcactcaaagcactttacatatagaaggggagaatctcctcaaccaccaccaatgtccagcaccacctggatgatgcgacggcagccatattgcgccagaacgctcaccacacaccagctgattggtggagaggagacagagtgatgaagccaatcaggagagagggattattaggaggccatgatggaccgaggccaatgggcaaatttggccaaaattgatactctttatcgaaggacatcctgggatttttaacgaccacagagagtcgggacctcggtttaacgtctcatccgaaagacggtgctctatgtcagtatagtgtccccatcactatactggggtgttaggacccacacagaccacagggtgagcaccccctgctggcctcactaacacctctaccagcagctacctggttttctcagttggtctcccatccaggtactgacaaggctcagccctgcttagcttcagtgggaaaccagtcttgggctacagggtgatatggctgctggttgaTATCGATCTATCGAtctatcaatctatctatctatctatctatctatctatctatctatctatctatctatctatctatctatctatctatctatctatggaATTCAGATATAAAAAGCTTAAGTATTACAGTCTACAAATAATAGCTGAATGCAAAACTTCATACAATAATAAGATTAATTCGCCTACCTGAACATATAAACTCTGATATAATTACCAGGAGGTTGGCATACAAGataataaacaaaagaaaatgcCTTTCATCCCCGATTTAATTTGTCTACTGTAGGGAAAAA
Proteins encoded:
- the LOC137038404 gene encoding fibroblast growth factor receptor 1-A-like translates to MMKTMLLLISVLLTQALRSQGISVTQDVVVSLVEHTPFTLYPGDKLELSCKGKEETQEVTWTKDHVPLVDGEHTRLCNDQMEIESVEPADSGLYACFAQGLNSNYTDYFNVNVTDLISSEDDEDESSSEEAKLSNDQKLLPMAPVWAQPDKMKKLHAVPASKTVKFRCQANGNPTPTLKWLKNGKEFKRDQRIGGFKVREHMWTIIMELVVPSDKGKYTCLVVNKYGSINHTYQLDVVERLPHRPILMAGFPANRTVVVGSDVEFECKVFSDPQPHIQWLKHIEVNGSRFGPDGLPYIRILKTSGVDTTDKEMEVLQIRNVSLEDSGEYTCLAGNPVGHTHHSAWLTVYKEEPKFECPRFRLCPAGVSASSSSPARAVLYPSSVLPPAFKVADDLYF